From Rubidibacter lacunae KORDI 51-2, one genomic window encodes:
- the glgX gene encoding glycogen debranching protein GlgX, producing the protein MNSTTAKPKYTISGGSSYPLGATVKPDGINFSLFSERATQVELLLFEHHDAVEPFQIVSFDPNAHRTFHFWHVFVEGLPAGTHYAYRVNGPTDASQGDRFDSEKVLLDPYAKGNNKTLWNRGKACVPGDNMAASMRCVAIDTDNYDWEGDRPLGRPINESIIYELHVGGFTRSPSSGVKHPGTFAGLREKIPYLQALGITAVELLPIFEFDSTDVLRTVNGQELHNYWGYSTMSYFAPHPTYCVNPETGDHVREFRDLVKALHRAGIEVILDVVFNHTDEGNHQGPTFSFRGIDNRTYYYLVPGNRQYYYDYTGCGNTFNCNHPIGEKLILDCLRYWVKEMHVDGFRFDEGSVLSRGEDGTPLEHPPAIWAIELDEDLAHTKVIAEAWDAAGLYQIGYFPGYRWAEWNGKYRDAIRRFVKGDPGLVGEVASRLAGSADLYQWRGHSPVNSVNFIVAHDGFTLYDLVAYNNKHNEANGEGNNDGINENLSWNCGAEGPTDDRWIEDLRRRQLKNFATILLVSQGTPMLVMGDEVGRTQNGNNNAYCQDNELSWFDWKQVEENQDLLRFWQIAMGRRRHFKELVRSRYFTGAVNNRGVADITWHGTELGQPGWDDPQSRSLAFTLGGFGDDPDVHVMLNMYWDSLSFALPSIPGRQWHRSVDTALPSPQDITPLGKEIPITDSRYLLTARSVVILDAKPV; encoded by the coding sequence ATGAATTCAACCACAGCTAAGCCCAAATACACTATCTCAGGCGGTAGTTCCTACCCGTTAGGGGCAACAGTCAAACCTGACGGCATCAACTTTTCACTGTTTTCCGAGCGGGCGACCCAAGTTGAATTGCTCCTCTTCGAACACCACGATGCGGTCGAGCCCTTTCAAATCGTCTCCTTCGATCCGAACGCCCACCGGACGTTTCACTTTTGGCATGTCTTTGTCGAAGGACTGCCAGCCGGTACCCACTATGCCTATCGCGTGAATGGACCGACGGACGCGAGCCAAGGCGATCGCTTCGACTCGGAGAAAGTCTTGCTCGACCCCTACGCCAAAGGAAACAACAAGACTCTCTGGAATCGCGGTAAAGCTTGTGTTCCCGGCGATAACATGGCCGCCTCCATGCGATGCGTGGCGATCGATACCGACAACTACGACTGGGAAGGGGACCGGCCTTTGGGTCGTCCCATTAACGAGTCGATTATCTACGAGCTACACGTGGGCGGATTTACCCGGTCTCCCAGTTCTGGTGTCAAACATCCCGGCACCTTTGCGGGACTGCGCGAAAAAATCCCCTATCTCCAAGCATTGGGAATCACTGCCGTCGAACTGTTACCGATCTTTGAGTTTGACAGCACCGATGTCCTCCGCACGGTCAACGGTCAGGAACTCCACAATTACTGGGGTTACAGCACCATGAGCTACTTTGCTCCCCACCCCACTTACTGTGTCAACCCAGAAACGGGGGACCACGTGCGGGAGTTTCGGGATCTTGTCAAAGCCCTCCACCGAGCGGGAATTGAAGTCATTCTTGATGTAGTTTTTAATCACACCGACGAGGGCAATCATCAAGGTCCGACTTTTTCTTTCCGCGGCATCGACAACCGCACCTATTATTACCTCGTTCCCGGCAATCGCCAATACTATTACGATTACACCGGCTGCGGAAATACGTTTAACTGCAATCATCCCATTGGGGAAAAGCTGATACTTGACTGCCTGCGCTACTGGGTCAAGGAAATGCACGTGGATGGCTTCCGCTTTGACGAGGGCTCGGTTCTCTCCCGGGGCGAGGATGGCACGCCTCTAGAACATCCTCCGGCGATCTGGGCGATCGAGTTGGATGAGGATCTCGCCCACACCAAGGTGATCGCTGAAGCTTGGGATGCGGCAGGTTTGTACCAAATCGGCTACTTTCCCGGTTACCGGTGGGCGGAGTGGAATGGCAAATATCGCGATGCTATCCGCCGCTTCGTGAAAGGCGATCCAGGTCTAGTGGGGGAAGTAGCCAGCCGACTGGCAGGGAGTGCCGACTTGTATCAATGGCGGGGTCATAGCCCTGTCAACAGCGTCAACTTCATCGTGGCCCACGACGGCTTTACCCTCTACGACTTGGTTGCCTACAACAACAAGCACAACGAAGCCAACGGCGAAGGCAACAATGATGGTATCAACGAAAACCTAAGCTGGAACTGTGGTGCTGAGGGCCCCACAGACGATCGGTGGATTGAGGATCTGCGTCGGCGCCAGCTTAAAAACTTTGCCACCATTCTCTTGGTTTCTCAAGGCACTCCCATGTTGGTGATGGGTGATGAGGTGGGGCGAACCCAAAATGGCAACAATAACGCTTACTGCCAAGATAACGAGTTGAGCTGGTTTGACTGGAAACAAGTCGAGGAAAATCAAGACCTGTTGAGGTTTTGGCAAATCGCTATGGGTCGCCGCCGGCATTTTAAAGAGCTGGTGCGATCGCGCTATTTCACCGGTGCCGTCAACAACCGGGGCGTAGCCGACATCACCTGGCACGGTACAGAGCTCGGCCAGCCAGGCTGGGACGACCCTCAGTCTCGGTCACTGGCCTTTACTCTGGGGGGCTTTGGTGACGATCCCGACGTGCACGTGATGCTGAATATGTATTGGGATAGCTTGAGCTTTGCTCTGCCCTCTATTCCCGGTCGCCAATGGCACCGCTCCGTGGATACGGCCCTGCCGTCTCCTCAGGACATCACCCCCCTCGGCAAAGAAATACCCATCACAGACAGTCGCTACTTATTGACTGCCCGGAGCGTAGTCATCCTCGATGCAAAACCGGTGTAA
- a CDS encoding DJ-1/PfpI family protein produces the protein MKLNGKKIGILLESDFYEREIWYYSYRFPEEGADLHFLTRLWGQSSITFKGHEFQAPFECHESFEDMSDKELASFAAIIVPSAFVSDRLRYTADVTKLPPATEFLQRAFTNKKILKGLICHALWLTAPAPELIRGRPLTCHNNLHGDALAYGALYQDQDIVVDGDLVTGRTGAQAGLFAHKIIELLAQE, from the coding sequence ATGAAACTTAATGGCAAGAAAATCGGTATTCTGCTCGAAAGTGATTTCTACGAGCGCGAAATTTGGTACTACAGTTATCGATTTCCTGAGGAAGGCGCAGACCTACATTTTCTCACTAGACTGTGGGGGCAGTCATCAATCACCTTCAAAGGCCATGAATTTCAAGCTCCCTTTGAATGTCATGAATCCTTTGAGGACATGAGCGATAAGGAACTAGCTAGTTTTGCTGCGATTATTGTCCCTTCTGCGTTTGTATCCGACCGCCTCCGCTATACAGCGGATGTCACTAAACTTCCCCCTGCCACCGAATTTCTCCAGCGAGCTTTTACAAACAAAAAAATCCTCAAAGGTTTGATCTGTCATGCACTGTGGTTGACAGCACCGGCACCAGAACTGATTCGTGGACGCCCTTTGACTTGTCATAATAATCTTCACGGTGACGCTTTGGCTTACGGTGCCTTATACCAGGACCAGGACATAGTTGTTGATGGCGATCTAGTGACGGGGCGAACCGGTGCCCAAGCCGGTTTGTTCGCCCACAAAATCATCGAGCTGCTTGCCCAAGAGTAA
- a CDS encoding ankyrin repeat domain-containing protein has protein sequence MTTAFEQAIVANDLAAVSEFLQGGVAVNQKNPLGLTPLMVAAGRGYLQLLEILLTAGADVHVLDSRMGASALHKAAQRGIPDGARLLLEAGAFIDLRSAVLGHTPLMDAAWNKQPAMVALLLDRGANTALTTSYGGSLADFIGTSSGAPASSDSPAQEQVIARMRALVEDREARDRQRIAGNRLMAAVQARDLTTLHEALAEGDDVNQRLPSTGTPDDGTTPLLAASLAGETQLVEALLAAGADPHLVDRIMKATPGHKAAYRGHSAVLERLISAGLELDAQGPYNGYSALHDAVWHGHTATVKSLLAAGARPNLVAHNGKTPLDLAIEYGYLEIADLLRSAIDA, from the coding sequence GTGACAACCGCCTTTGAACAAGCCATTGTTGCCAATGATTTGGCAGCTGTTAGTGAGTTCCTCCAGGGTGGGGTAGCCGTAAACCAGAAAAATCCTTTGGGATTAACACCTTTAATGGTCGCTGCCGGACGCGGATATCTACAACTGCTGGAGATATTGCTAACGGCTGGTGCCGACGTTCACGTTCTAGACAGTCGCATGGGGGCTTCGGCCCTCCACAAAGCAGCCCAACGGGGCATTCCTGATGGGGCGCGCCTTCTACTTGAAGCCGGGGCTTTTATCGATCTGCGCTCGGCAGTTCTGGGGCATACGCCTTTGATGGATGCAGCTTGGAATAAGCAACCGGCCATGGTGGCATTGCTCCTCGATCGCGGTGCCAATACCGCTCTAACCACCAGTTACGGAGGCAGTCTTGCGGACTTTATCGGGACGAGCTCTGGGGCTCCCGCGTCCTCGGACTCTCCGGCTCAAGAACAGGTGATCGCCCGAATGCGGGCACTGGTTGAGGACCGGGAAGCTCGCGATCGCCAACGGATAGCGGGAAACCGTCTCATGGCTGCGGTGCAGGCCCGGGATCTCACGACGTTGCACGAAGCACTAGCAGAAGGCGATGACGTTAATCAACGCCTACCGTCGACCGGAACCCCTGACGACGGAACGACCCCATTGCTCGCAGCCAGTCTTGCAGGGGAAACTCAACTTGTCGAGGCATTACTCGCCGCAGGGGCAGATCCCCACCTTGTCGATCGCATCATGAAAGCAACGCCGGGGCACAAAGCCGCTTATCGGGGCCACAGCGCAGTATTAGAGAGATTAATCTCTGCCGGTCTGGAACTCGATGCCCAAGGTCCTTACAACGGCTATAGCGCCCTTCATGATGCAGTCTGGCACGGACATACTGCCACGGTTAAGAGTTTGTTGGCGGCCGGGGCACGTCCCAATCTAGTTGCCCACAACGGCAAGACGCCCCTCGATCTAGCTATCGAATACGGCTATCTCGAAATAGCGGATTTGTTGCGTTCAGCAATTGATGCTTAG